Proteins found in one Pseudoxanthomonas sp. SL93 genomic segment:
- the ftsL gene encoding cell division protein FtsL — MIRLLLAVLVLATIASAIGVIYARHRHRVLFDEVTRLERARDELNVEFGRLQLEQATVAESNRIDQIARTRLGMKFPETDDVVVIRP; from the coding sequence ATGATCCGCCTGCTGCTCGCCGTGCTGGTGCTGGCCACGATCGCCTCCGCCATCGGCGTGATCTACGCGCGCCACCGCCACCGCGTGCTGTTCGACGAAGTGACCCGGCTGGAGCGCGCGCGTGACGAGCTGAACGTGGAGTTCGGCCGCCTGCAGCTCGAGCAGGCCACGGTCGCGGAGAGCAACCGCATCGACCAGATCGCGCGCACCCGGCTGGGGATGAAGTTCCCGGAGACGGACGACGTCGTGGTGATCCGCCCATGA
- a CDS encoding UDP-N-acetylmuramoyl-L-alanyl-D-glutamate--2,6-diaminopimelate ligase: MRRMMSLAELLPDVDVPRDIVVRGLTLDSRAVQAGDAFVAIAGFGAHGLNFAEQAKEKGASAILFEPPVPEGLEAPKGAIAVPGLRARMGALADRFHASPSQDMKMVGVTGTNGKTSTVQLLAQAWHLRGTRCATVGTLGAGMYGEVVPTGFTTPLVLQMHALLAQFRDAGAKAVAMEVSSHALDQGRVDAVHFDVGVFTNLTRDHLDYHGDMVRYGAAKALLFSRPDLKSAVINLDDEYGRQLFGNLPHGVQRVGLSSRGQAGAEMSADQLRLDGSGISFDLVIGSESNPVQSRLLGRFNVDNLLAVAGTLYALGDAPADVARTLSRLMPIHGRMNRLGGDEKAPLVVIDYAHTPDALEQALSSLRDHVHGRLVCVFGCGGERDTGKRPQMAAIAERLADVVVVTDDNPRGEDGDRIVADILAGFTRPQDVTVLRDRGAAIAHAIAQAGNDDIVLVAGKGHEPYQEIQGVRHPFDDTAVARQALEARA, encoded by the coding sequence ATGAGGCGGATGATGTCGCTGGCCGAACTGCTGCCTGACGTCGACGTACCGCGCGACATCGTGGTGCGTGGCCTCACCCTGGACAGTCGCGCTGTGCAGGCGGGCGACGCCTTCGTGGCGATCGCCGGATTCGGCGCGCACGGGCTCAACTTCGCGGAGCAGGCGAAGGAGAAGGGCGCCAGTGCGATCCTGTTCGAGCCGCCGGTGCCCGAGGGCCTGGAAGCCCCGAAGGGCGCCATTGCGGTGCCCGGCCTGCGCGCGCGCATGGGCGCACTGGCCGACCGCTTCCACGCCTCGCCGTCGCAGGACATGAAGATGGTGGGCGTCACCGGCACCAACGGCAAGACGTCCACCGTGCAGTTGCTGGCCCAGGCTTGGCATCTGCGCGGTACCCGCTGCGCCACGGTCGGTACGCTGGGCGCGGGCATGTACGGCGAAGTGGTTCCGACCGGCTTCACCACGCCGCTGGTGCTGCAGATGCATGCGCTGCTTGCGCAGTTCCGCGATGCCGGCGCCAAGGCGGTAGCGATGGAAGTCAGTTCGCACGCATTGGACCAAGGGCGCGTGGATGCGGTGCATTTCGACGTGGGGGTGTTCACCAACCTCACGCGCGACCATCTGGACTACCACGGCGACATGGTGCGGTACGGCGCAGCGAAGGCGCTGCTGTTCTCGCGCCCCGACCTGAAGTCCGCGGTGATCAACCTGGACGATGAGTACGGCCGCCAGCTGTTCGGCAACCTACCGCACGGCGTGCAGCGCGTCGGACTGAGCTCGCGCGGTCAGGCCGGTGCCGAGATGAGCGCCGACCAGCTGCGGCTGGACGGCAGCGGCATCAGTTTCGATCTGGTCATCGGCAGCGAATCCAACCCGGTGCAGTCGCGCCTGCTCGGCCGGTTCAACGTGGACAACCTGCTGGCCGTGGCCGGCACGCTGTACGCGCTGGGCGATGCGCCGGCCGACGTCGCGCGCACGCTCTCGCGGCTGATGCCGATCCACGGCCGCATGAACCGCCTGGGCGGCGACGAGAAGGCGCCGCTGGTGGTGATCGATTACGCGCACACGCCCGACGCGCTCGAACAGGCGCTGTCCAGCCTGCGCGATCACGTGCACGGGCGACTGGTGTGCGTGTTCGGCTGCGGCGGCGAGCGCGACACCGGAAAGCGCCCGCAGATGGCAGCCATCGCCGAGCGGCTTGCCGACGTGGTGGTGGTCACCGACGACAATCCGCGCGGCGAGGATGGTGACCGCATCGTCGCCGACATCCTGGCCGGCTTCACGCGTCCGCAGGACGTCACCGTGCTGCGCGACCGTGGCGCGGCCATCGCCCATGCCATCGCACAGGCGGGCAACGACGATATCGTGCTGGTGGCCGGCAAGGGCCATGAGCCGTACCAGGAAATCCAGGGCGTCAGGCACCCGTTCGACGACACCGCGGTGGCGCGGCAGGCACTGGAGGCGCGCGCATGA